Sequence from the Agrococcus sp. SL85 genome:
TCCTCGATGCGGTTGGCGCGCAGGGTCTGCAGGCCGAGCTCGCTCGTGGCGGCGCGCGCGATGATGCGGCGCCCCCAGTCGCGGTTCGAGCCGAGCGAGGGATCGGTGTCGGGCTCGTTCTCGAAGCCCTTGGGGTTCGAGACCGAGACGCTCAGGTCGCCCAGGCGGTCCTGCGTGCGGTTCGGGCGCGGATCGCCCGCGGCATCCTCGCGCTGCAGGAGCGCGAGCGAGTGCAGGAAGCGGTCGCGCTCGCGCTGGAACACGGGCGCCTCGTGCATGTCGAACATCCCCGACATGAAGTTCTCGCCCGAGGCGTTCTCCTCGAGCCGGCGGATGAGGTACGCGACGGCGGCGTCGAACTGGCTCGGCCGCACGACGGGCGTGTAGAGGATGAGGTGCGCGAACTCGTCAGCGACGGCCGCGCGGTGCTCGGCGGCCATGCCGAGCAGCATCTCGGCGTCGACGCGGTCGCGGGTGCCGTGGTGGCGGGCGAGCTCGGCCGCGTACGCGAGGTCGAAGAGGTTGTGGCTCGCGACGCCCACGCGCACGGCGGCGGCGTGCTCGGGGCGTAGCGCCTCGCGCAGCACGCGCTTGTAGTTGGCGTCGCTCGAGGCCTTCGACGGCAGCACGGCGAGCGGCCAGTCGTGCACGGCCGAGTCGACCCGCTCCATCGCGAGGTTCGCGCCCTTGACGACGCGCACCTTGATGCCCGCGCCGCCCTGCGCCTTCCGCTCCTTCGCGAAGGCCGCGAGGCGCCGGTAGGCGGCCAGCGCGTCCGGCAGGTAGGCCTGCAGCACGATGCCGGCCTCGAGCCCGGCGAGCTCGGGTCGCGAGAGCAGCCGCTCGAAGACCGCGATCGTGAGGTCGAGGTCGCGGTACTCCTCCATGTCGAGGTTGATGAACTTCGTCGGGCTCGCCTGCGCGGCGATGCGGTAGAGCGGCAGCAGGCGCTCGACGACCCGCTCGACGGTCTCGTCGAACGCCCACATCTGCAGCTGCGGCGCCATCGAGGAGACCTTGATCGAGACGTAGTCGACGTCGGGGCGCTGCAGCAGCTCGGTGGTGCCCGCGAGGCGGCCCGCGGCCTCCTCCTCGCCCAGCACGGCCTCGCCGAGCAGGTTGATGTTGAGGCGCGTGCCGTCCGCGCGGAGCTTCGCGAGCGGGCGCCCGAGGCGCGCGGGGGTCGCGTCGATCACGAGGTGCGAGACCATCTCGCGCATCGCGCGCTTGGCGATGGGGATGACGAGCCGCGGCGCGATGAGGCCGACGCCGCCGCCGAGCGAGATGCCGAGCTTCAGGTACCAGTCGAGGAAGCCGGGGATGTCGCGGCTGAGCGCCTCGAAGTTGCGCGCGCTGACGCGCGGGTCCTCCGGGCGCACGACCTTGTCGACGAAGCCGATGGCGAAGTCGAGGCCGTGCGGATCCTTGAGGAGGCCCGCGAGGCGCTCGGCGGAGGCGTCGCGCTTCGCGATCGCGGGGCGAGCGAGCCACTGCTCGACGCGGGCGATCGCGGCGAGGGCGACCGGGTCGTCGGTCGCGGGCTCGGAGAGCTCCATCGGCTCGGTGGGGGCGACGACGGGCGGGGCGACGGGGGTCGGCTCGGCGGCCCGCTCGGGCTCGGGCTCGGGATTCGGCTCGGGATCCGGCTCGGCCACCGGCTCCGGCTCGGCCACCGGCTCCGGCTCAGCCACCGGAACCGGAGCTGCCTCCGGCTCGGGGGCCACCGGCATCGGCTCGCTGACCGGCGCCGGCTCAGCGACGACCCGCGGCTCGGGCTCGGCGGCAGGCTCGGACGCCGCGATCGGCGTGGGCTCCGAGGCAGCCTCAGGCTCGGCGGCGGGCGCGGGATCCGCGGCAGGCGCGGGCACCGAGCGCGCGACGGGCACGTCGGCGGGCACGATGGGCGCCGACAGCGCCGCGCGGGGGTCGGGCGAGCCGCCGGCCGCTGCGGGCCGCTCGGCCGGCGTCGAGGCCGCCTCGGCCTCGGACCGCACGGCGCGCGCCTCCTCCGGCACCGGGGCGAGCGAGGCCGCCTCGAGCTCGGCCTGCAGCTCGACGGCGTCCATCTGCACGGTCGGCACCTCGGCGACGTCGGTCGAGAGCGACCATCCGGCCTTCGGCGGCTCGCTCGCGTCGCGCCCCGGCACGGCCACGGGCTCGTAGGGGCGGATGGCCGCGGCGAGCGTCGCCTCGTCGACCTCGAACGCGGGGCCGGTGTCGGCGGCCGGCTCGGCGGGCGCCGGCTCGGCGGGCGCGGGCTCGGCGGGCGCGGGCTCGGCGGGCGCTGGCTCGACGGCCGCAGGCGCGACGCGCTCCGACGCCCCGACCTCCTCGGCCGATCGCTCGGCGGCGGTCGGCTCCCGCGTCGCCGCGTCGTCGCCGTCGGCGCCCTCGGCGGGACGGGCGGGCTGGTCGGCGTCGGCCTGCTCGATGCCCTCGGCGATGAGGGCGTCGAAGTCGTCCGGCCTGGACTGGTCGCTCATGCGGCATATCGTATGCGTGCGGGCACCCGCACCCGGCCGCTCGAGCGTCCGCAGGGCCTCCTGCGCACGACTCTTGCGCCACGGCGCAACGACGCGCCCGCCCACCGCCTGTGAGGAGCAAGAGCATGCCGAGCGTCGCCATCGTCGGCGGAGGCCACAACGGCCTGACCGCAGCCGCCTACCTCGCCCGAGCGGGCGTCGACGTGACCGTCCTGGAGCGCCTGCACCGCCCCGGCGGCGCCGCCGTCTCCGCGGAGGCCTTCTCCGGCCTCGATGCGAGGCTGTCGCGCTACAGCTACCTCGTGAGCCTCCTGCCGGAGCGCATCATCCGCGACCTCGGGCTCGACGTGCGCCTCGCGCGCCGCCGCTACTCCTCGTACACGCCCGTGCCCGGCACCGATCGCGGCCTGCTCGTCGACGCGGGCGACGAGGCGGCCACGCGCGCGTCCTTCGCCTCGATCGGCGCGGCCGAGGACGCCGACGGCTTCGCCGCCTTCACCGACCGCACGACGCGCCTCGCGGCCGCGCTCTTCCCCACGCTCACCGAACCGCTGCCCACGCGCGCCGCGGCGCAGGCGGCCGCGGGCGGCGCCTCGGCGTGGGCCGAGATCGTGGATGCGCCGATCGCCGACGCGATCGAGGCGGCCGTGCGGCACGACCTCGTGCGCGGCGTCATCGCGACCGACGCGCTCATCGGCACCTTCGCGCCGCTCGACGACCCGGGCCTCGAGCAGAACCGCTGCCTGCTCTACCACGTGATCGGCGGCGGCACGGGCGACTGGGACGTGCCGATCGGCGGCATGGGGCAGGTCTCCGGCGGGCTCGAGCGGGCTGCCCGCGAGGCGGGCGCGACGATCCTCACCGACGTCGAGGTCGTGCGCGTCACGCCCGACGGCGAGGTCAGCTGGAAGGAGGGCGGGCGCATCTCGCTCGGCACCGAGCTCACGGCGCAGTTCGACCTCGTGCTCTCCGCCGTCGCGCCGCACGTGCTCGGCCAGCTGCTCGGCGACGAGGGCCCCGCAGCCTGGACCCGCCCCGAGGGCGCGCAGGTGAAGGTGAACATGCTGCTCGAGCGCCTCCCCCGGCTGCGCGAGGGCGTGGCACCGGAGGCCGCGTTCGGCGGCACCTTCCACATCAACGAGGGCTACGAGCAGCTCGGCGCCGCGTACCGCGAGGCGGCGGCCGGCCGCATCCCGAGCCCGCTGCCGTGCGAGATCTACTGCCACTCGCTCACCGACCCGTCGATCCTCGGCGACGACCTGCGGGCCTCCGGCGCGCAGACCCTCACGGTCTTCGGCCTGCACGCGCCCGACCGGCTCGTCACCGAGGAGTCGAACGACCGGATGCGCGCCGAGCTGCTGCAGGCCGTCGTCGCCTCGCTCGACTCGGTGCTCGCCGAGCCCGTGGAGCCGCTGCTGCTGACCGACGCCTCCGGGGCGCCCGCGATCGAGGCGAGGACGACCCTCGACATCGAGCACGCGCTCGGCATGCCCGGCGGCCACATCTTCCACGGCGGGCTGTCGTGGCCGTGGCTCGAGGAGGAGGCGACCTCGATCGCCGAGGCGTGGGGCGTCGAGACGCCCTTCCCGCGCATCCTCATGGCGGGCTCGGGCGCGCGGCGCGGCGGCGCGGTCTCGGGGCTCGGCGGGCACAACGCGGCCCAGGCCGCGCTCGAGCTGCTGCGGCCGGCGCTCTAGGGGTCGGTGCCGCGGGCGCCGGCTACGCGCCGCTCGCGGCGGCGAGCATCGGGATGATGACGCCGATGACGACCGCGGCGAGCGCGAAGCCGCCGAGGATCATGCCGCCGAGCCCCGGCTGCCAGCCGTGCTCCACCTTGTGCGCCACGACCAGCCGGCGCGAGCGCAGCGCGATGAAGACGGCCACGACCGAGACGGGCAGCGCGGCGACCTTGATCGCGAGCTGCTGGCCCTCGTCCTCGGTGAGCGGGGCGAAGAGCGCGACGAGCGCGGCGACCGCGAGCGTCAGGCTCACCCAGCCGAGCAGGGCGACGCGACGCTCGACGGGATCAGCGGAGGCCATGCCTCCAGCGTAGGCGGCGCCGCGATCGGAGGGATCCGCTGCCAGCGGCGGGCCGGCCGGACCATCCAGCTGGCCCGCCGCTCGCGGCCGATCCCTCCGGGCATCCGGGAGCGCCCGCCCGGATCCGCACGTGAGCGGGCCGCCGATCGCGATGTGCGCCCGGACCGCCGCTCACGTGCGGATCCGGCGCGCGAGCCGCCTCAGCGCGGCGTGCGGCCCGCCCAGTCGGAGGGCGCCGCCGCGCGCGAGGGCGGCAGCGCGTTGATGCGCGCCCAGTCGGCCACGCGCTCGTCGAGCTCGGGCAGGCGCACGTCGAGCCCGCCCTCGGCGAGGATCTCGAGCAGCCGCGCCGTGCGCAGCGTGCCCACGCCCTTCTGGATGAAGCGGCCCTGCACGACGCCGCGCGCGCACACCTCGCCGTCGACGAGGAAGCGCTGGGTGAGGTAGATCGCGCGCTCGTCGGCGCCGAGCACGGCCGTCTCGATGTCGAAGCGCTGCCACAGGTCGAGGCTGCGGCGGTAGACCATCGACGACTGCCCCACCACGGCGTAGACGCCGGCGCGCTCGAGCACGGCCTGCATGCCCGTGCGCACGGTCATGTCGACGCGCGCGAGGTCCATGTACGAGGGGTAGCGACCGTTGTTCATGTGGCCGAGGAAGTCGATGTCGGTGGGGAGCACGCGGAACGAGGTGCGCGCCACCTCGTCGACGCCCAGCTGGGGCCTGCCCCTGCTCTTGAGGGTGAAGGCGAGGAGCCACTGCAGCCACATGTTCACCCTCCGATCCTGCCCGAGCGCGCGTGCCGCGCGGAGCGCGCTGTCGCCGCCCCACAACGCGCGGCGCGGGCGCGGGTGCGACCATGGAGGGATGCAGAAGGTGCTGCTCTTCTACCGCTTCACGCCCATCGCCGACCCCGAGGCCGTGCGGCTGTGGCAGCACGCCCTGTGCGAGTCGCTGGGCCTCACGGGCCGCATCCTCGTCTCGCGCCACGGCATCAACGGCACGGTCGGCGGCGACATGGCCGCGTGCAAGCGCTACGTGCGCGCGACCCGCGGCTACTCGGGCTTCCACGGCATGGACGTGAAGTGGTCGAGCGGCACGGGCGAGGAGTTCCCGCGCCTCAGCGTCAAGGCGCGCGACGAGATCGTCTCGTTCGGCGCGCCCGAGGAGCTCGAGGTGGATGCGGAGGGCGTCGTCGGCGGCGGCCGGCACCTGAAGCCCGGCGAGCTGCACGCGCTCCTCGAGGCGCGTCCCGACGCCGTCATGTTCGACGGCCGCAACCGCTTCGAGGCCGAGGTCGGCCGCTTCAAGGACGCGATCGTGCCCGACGTCGACACCACGAAGGACTTCGTGCGGCTGCTCGACGAGGGCGTGTACGACCACCTGAAGGACACGCCGGTCGTCACCTACTGCACGGGCGGCATCCGCTGCGAGGTGCTGTCGTCGCTGATGCGCTCGCGCGGCTTCCAGGACGTCTACCAGCTGGACGGCGGCATCGTCCGCTACGGCGAGAGCTTCGGCAACGGCGGCCTCTGGGAGGGCTCGCTCTACGTCTTCGACGGCCGCGGCACGATGGACTTCGGCGACGGCGCGGCGGTCGTCGGCACCTGCCACCGCTGCGGGGCCGGCACGAACCGGGTGGCGAACTGCGCCGACCGCTCGTGCCGCCGCCAGCTCACCACCTGCGATGGCTGCGCGCCCGCGTGCGAGGCCCACGCCGCGCTCGTCTGAGCCGGGCGCGGGCCCGGCCGCATCGGCGCCCGCCCGCTCGGCGCGGCACCGCCCCACGCTCGGCGCTCCCCGAGCGTGCGCGGCTACGCTG
This genomic interval carries:
- a CDS encoding phytoene desaturase family protein, with the translated sequence MPSVAIVGGGHNGLTAAAYLARAGVDVTVLERLHRPGGAAVSAEAFSGLDARLSRYSYLVSLLPERIIRDLGLDVRLARRRYSSYTPVPGTDRGLLVDAGDEAATRASFASIGAAEDADGFAAFTDRTTRLAAALFPTLTEPLPTRAAAQAAAGGASAWAEIVDAPIADAIEAAVRHDLVRGVIATDALIGTFAPLDDPGLEQNRCLLYHVIGGGTGDWDVPIGGMGQVSGGLERAAREAGATILTDVEVVRVTPDGEVSWKEGGRISLGTELTAQFDLVLSAVAPHVLGQLLGDEGPAAWTRPEGAQVKVNMLLERLPRLREGVAPEAAFGGTFHINEGYEQLGAAYREAAAGRIPSPLPCEIYCHSLTDPSILGDDLRASGAQTLTVFGLHAPDRLVTEESNDRMRAELLQAVVASLDSVLAEPVEPLLLTDASGAPAIEARTTLDIEHALGMPGGHIFHGGLSWPWLEEEATSIAEAWGVETPFPRILMAGSGARRGGAVSGLGGHNAAQAALELLRPAL
- a CDS encoding rhodanese-related sulfurtransferase, whose product is MQKVLLFYRFTPIADPEAVRLWQHALCESLGLTGRILVSRHGINGTVGGDMAACKRYVRATRGYSGFHGMDVKWSSGTGEEFPRLSVKARDEIVSFGAPEELEVDAEGVVGGGRHLKPGELHALLEARPDAVMFDGRNRFEAEVGRFKDAIVPDVDTTKDFVRLLDEGVYDHLKDTPVVTYCTGGIRCEVLSSLMRSRGFQDVYQLDGGIVRYGESFGNGGLWEGSLYVFDGRGTMDFGDGAAVVGTCHRCGAGTNRVANCADRSCRRQLTTCDGCAPACEAHAALV
- a CDS encoding thioesterase family protein, whose protein sequence is MWLQWLLAFTLKSRGRPQLGVDEVARTSFRVLPTDIDFLGHMNNGRYPSYMDLARVDMTVRTGMQAVLERAGVYAVVGQSSMVYRRSLDLWQRFDIETAVLGADERAIYLTQRFLVDGEVCARGVVQGRFIQKGVGTLRTARLLEILAEGGLDVRLPELDERVADWARINALPPSRAAAPSDWAGRTPR